In Leishmania mexicana MHOM/GT/2001/U1103 complete genome, chromosome 20, one genomic interval encodes:
- a CDS encoding transmembrane amino acid transporter protein-like protein, which yields MQPFAARSSLLVHDVRASQRQSFAGRISHRVASRLSFAGPPLEERTGTVTGTVINTLCSVIGAGVLSLPLALYFSSIVVGLVVLLVFSSFAAFSVYCLVVGCDATGRYSLTEVIAFALYPPQLWEEYLRKQGTVKETTRKGGEQQAAGQQHMPAPASCGVRSSSRNRESDVTTPQQTEAATTSADARQHSDPGKGVASDEKESEDTLLSRYRHGNDGYGRRRHDGQSCAEASQKSGRTERDPEASFLVPSTSTYARLRDAYAREEWHRRRYRRVITALMELIVFCSNYGTLVIYSKVIADSMPPVVSYVTHTDGFLVTKYFWLITGGVVFFVLSCSRNMEELKWSSLLGFLTILYIVFLILYRYHTQKRYDYPHVDPGSYGKVHWLRFSVGVLQTISTFGLALSYHYNVPYLYKELQDRRPYRMMQSLVVAFPIVVACYAVTGVVGYLTFGNQVAAPKVGGNIVSNYPKKDFLMNIGRLGLFVHFACVFPVLSICTRRGLHRLTMIALTWAEQSALMMEAARASGVQLTEAEQGAEVNTATVPSPSLTAVSRSGSDIEDGAQVCGHISGERSPLLQRRGIPTPGYEAFANSSPPHLAIFRQQCNAESPPSGRRIPAPADSPWDSLCSDASGAEQAHASQPGSGQLGTVDVDRDVGSPDQTTMLAIVIEAAFLVITSVLIAATVSGIDFVIHLIGTLFSIFIVMVAPGMVGWCVFSPSGPFGSASAAVAAYSGGDGKLSGAPVSDLSSRFQLIRLKQLMCLLNALLGVCVTCVGIATLVYETFWGKPIPAL from the coding sequence ATGCAACCTTTTGCAGCCCGCAGCTCGCTGCTTGTGCACGATGTTCGCGCGTCACAGCGGCAGTCTTTCGCCGGTCGCATTAGCCACCGCGTTGCCTCCAGGCTCTCATTCGCCGGCCCTCCTCTGGAGGAGCGCACCGGGACCGTGACAGGCACCGTCATCAATACCCTGTGCAGCGTGATCGGCGCCGGGGTGCTGTCGCTACCACTGGCGCTCTACTTCTCTTCCATTGTAGTTGGGTTGGTTGTCCTACTCGTGTTCTCATCCTTCGCGGCCTTTAGCGTGTACTGCCTTGTCGTGGGCTGCGACGCTACCGGGCGCTACTCCCTCACCGAGGTGATTGCCTTTGCCCTCTACCCACCGCAGCTGTGGGAAGAGTACCTGCGCAAGCAAGGGACCGTCAAGGAGACAACGCgaaaaggaggagagcagcaggcggcagggcagcagcacatgccCGCACCCGCTTCGTGTggggtgcgcagcagcagtagaaACAGAGAAAGCGACGTGACGACTCCGCAGCAAACCGAAGCGGCGACAACAAGCGCGGATGCGAGGCAGCACAGTGATCCAGGGAAGGGCGTGGCGAGCGACGAGAAAGAAAGCGAGGATACCCTTCTGAGTCGTTACCGCCACGGCAACGATGGAtacggccgccgccgacacgACGGCCAGTCATGCGCGGAAGCCTCACAAAAGAGCGGACGCACAGAGCGCGATCCAGAGGCCTCTTTCCTCGTCCCTTCGACGAGCACCTACGCTCGACTGCGCGACGCGTACGCGCGAGAAGagtggcaccggcgccgttACCGCCGCGTCATTACGGCACTTATGGAACTCATCGTCTTCTGCAGCAACTACGGCACCCTCGTGATTTACTCCAAGGTGATCGCCGATTCCATGCCGCCAGTTGTTTCGTAcgtcacacacacggacggcTTCCTAGTGACCAAATACTTCTGGCTTATTaccggcggcgtcgtgtTTTTTGTCCTGAGCTGCTCTCGTAAcatggaggagctgaagTGGTCCTCGCTGCTCGGCTTTCTGACGATTTTATACATTGTTTTCCTTATTCTCTACCGCTACCACACGCAGAAGCGGTACGACTATCCGCACGTCGACCCGGGCAGCTATGGCAAGGTGCACTGGCTCCGCTTCTCCGTTGGCGTGCTGCAGACAATCTCGACGTTCGGGTTGGCGCTCAGCTACCACTACAATGTGCCGTACCTCTACAAGGAACTGCAGGACCGCCGACCGTACCGCATGATGCAGTCCCTCGTGGTCGCCTTTCCCATCGTGGTGGCCTGTTATGCAGTCACCGGGGTCGTCGGCTACTTGACCTTTGGCAACCAGGTGGCGGCCCCGAAGGTGGGCGGCAACATCGTCTCGAACTACCCAAAGAAGGACTTCTTAATGAACATtggccgcctcggcctctTTGTCCactttgcgtgcgtgtttccTGTTCTGTCAATCTGCACGCGTCGCGGCTTGCATCGGCTGACCATGATTGCCCTGACGTGGGCAGAGCAGTCAGCCCTGATGATGGAGGCTGCCAGGGCATCGGGAGTGCAGCTGACGGAGGCTGAGCAAGGTGCAGAAGTGAACACAGCAACCGTGCCCTCGCCGTCCCTAACTGCAGTCTCCAGGAGCGGGAGTGACATAGAGGACGGAGCTCAAGTATGTGGTCACATCTCTGGCGAGAGGTCTCCTCTACTGCAGAGGCGTGGCATCCCCACACCCGGCTACGAGGCGTTTGCGAACAGCTCACCACCCCATCTCGCCATTTTTCGCCAGCAATGCAACGCCGAGTCACCGCCATCTGGGCGCCGTATTCCAGCTCCAGCTGACAGCCCGTGGGATTCTTTGTGCTCAGACGCCAGCGGGGCCGAGCAGGcgcacgcctcgcagcccGGGTCGGGGCAGCTGGGCACTGTCGACGTGGATCGCGACGTCGGCTCACCTGATCAGACGACGATGCTCGCCATTGTGATAGAGGCTGCCTTCCTAGTGATCACATCGGTGCTGATCGCTGCGACTGTGTCGGGCATCGACTTTGTGATTCACCTGATCGGAACCCTGTTCAGTATTTTTATTGTGATGGTTGCGCCTGGGATGGTGGGGTGGTGCGTGTTCTCACCAAGCGGCCCTTTCGGCTCTGCGTCAGCTGCCGTGGCCGCgtacagcggcggcgacggaaaGTTGTCTGGCGCCCCCGTAAGCGATTTATCCTCGCGTTTCCAGCTGATTCGACTGAAACAGCTGATGTGCCTCCTGAACGCCCTGCTGGGAGTGTGTGTGACGTGCGTCGGCATTGCGACGCTCGTGTATGAGACGTTTTGGGGAAAACCAATACCGGCGCTGTGA